Part of the Micromonospora rhizosphaerae genome is shown below.
CCGTCCTCCTTGACCAGCGGGAAGACCTGCGTGGTCCGGGCGCCGCCGGACTGGACGAAGCGCACCTGGGCCTCCCCGTGCACGCGGCCGTTGGTGTTGAGGACGTTCACGCTGACGATCTCGTAGCTTCGCACCGACGGTTGCGCGGACTGCTGACGGGCGAACTCGTACTGGCTCAGCCGATTCCGCACCTGGCCGCAGAGCTGCCCGTAGGCCGTCGGGAAGTCCCGGGCGACCATCGCCGCGGCGTACCTGTCCACACTGTCCTGCGCCGGCCCGGTGGCGTGCTGCACCACGTTCCAGAGCGCGAAGCCGCCGACGACGCCGCCGACGCAGCAGAAGGAGAGCACGACACCGACGACGATGAGCACCGTCCGCGTCG
Proteins encoded:
- a CDS encoding nuclear transport factor 2 family protein — its product is MTYEPIMVPPRNSRTTRTVLIVVGVVLSFCCVGGVVGGFALWNVVQHATGPAQDSVDRYAAAMVARDFPTAYGQLCGQVRNRLSQYEFARQQSAQPSVRSYEIVSVNVLNTNGRVHGEAQVRFVQSGGARTTQVFPLVKEDGEWRICE